A segment of the Trifolium pratense cultivar HEN17-A07 linkage group LG7, ARS_RC_1.1, whole genome shotgun sequence genome:
TGATGCTTTGTATCCGAAATTCGGGAATGAGCCCAGAAACCTTAGGCTTGGACTTGCTACAGATGGCATGAATCCATTTGGAAACTTAAGCACCAACCACAGTTCATGGCCTGTcctcttaattatttataatcTACCTCCTTCAATTTGCATGAAGCGCAAATACATTATGTTATCCATGATGATTTCAGGCCCAAAGCAACCGGGAAATGACATAGATGTTTATCTGAGTCCATTGATTGAAGACTTGAGAATGCTTTGGGAGGAAGGGGTTCATGTGTTTGATGCCCATTCTCGTGATTATTTCACGTTGCGTGCAATGTTATTTTGCACCATCAATGATTTTCCTGCATATGGGAACTTGTCCGGCTATAGTGTGAAGGGGCATAAAGCATGTCCCATATGTGAAAAACGCACTAGGTTCCAACAATTGAGAAATGGAAAGAAGACAGTTTACCTTAGGCATCGGCGATTTCTCAAACGTAATCACCCATATCGTAGGTTAAAGACAGCATTTAATGGAAGCTCGGAAAATGAAATTGCTTCACAAGCCTTAACCGGAGAGCAAGTTTATGACAAAGTGAAAGATGTCAATGTTATATTTGGGAAGGGCCAAAAACAGACCgctgtgaaaaaaaaaatggaagaagaGGTCTGTGTTCTTTAATCTTCCTTATTGGTCGAGTATAGATGTTAGACATTGCGTCGATGTAATGCATGTCGAAAAAAATGTGTGTGATAGTGTAATTGGAACGCTTCTCAACATTCCGGGCAAAACAAAGGATACTAAGAATGCTCGTCTGGATATGGTTGAGTTGGGTATAAGAGAGCAGTTAGCTCCGCAGTCAACAGGTAAGCGAACATATTTGCCTCCGGCATGTcatactttgtcaaaaaaagaaagaaaaagctTTTGTGACTGTTTACAAGGCATAAAAGTTCCACAAGGTTACTCTTCAAATTTCAAGAGACTTGTCTCAGTGAAAGATTTGAAATTAGTTGGATTGAAGTCTCATGATTGTCACATATTGATGCAACAATTACTACCAGTGGCAATTCGTGACATATTGCCTAAAAAAGTTAGAGATGTCTTAACTAGGTTATCCTTATTCTTCAATGCTATTTGCAGCAAAGTCATTGATCCAAATAAATTAGATGAGTTGGAAAATGAGGCTGCAATTATCTTGTGCCAACTAGAGATGTATTTTCCTCCTGCTTTTTTTGACATAATGGTTCACTTAATTGTTCATTTAGTAAGGGAGATTAGGTTGTGTGGTCCTGTTTATTTGAGGTGGATGTATCCAGTTGAACGATATATGAAGATTTTAAAAGGGTATGTGAAGAATCTACGCCATCCTGAAGCATCTATTGTTGAAAGATATGTCGCAGAAGAAGCTATTGAGTTTGTCACCGACTATATGTCAGAAGCGAAAACAATAGGAATTCCTAAGTCTCGTCATGAGGGAAGATATGCAGGCAAGGGTAGACAAGGTTTAAAACTAAAGAGCAAGGGGCGTGCGGAAGTACTTCAAGCACAATTGTATATATTGAATAACACCGATGAGGTTATGCCTTACCTTTCTGCTCATAAAGCCATTGTCAAGGGAAAAAATTCTAGAGTGAGTGAAAAATGGTTGATGAAAGAGCATAACAAGACTTTTTTAAAGTGGTTTAAAGAAACCATTTTAAATGACAATTCAGCTTCTGATACATTAATATGGCTATCAAGGGAGCCTAACTTTGATGTCATAACTTGGTCTGGTTACGATATCAATAATTTTGCATTTTCTACAAAGACCCAGGATGACAAAAGCACCGTACAAAATAGTGGGGTTATGGTCGTAGCTGAGTCCATGCACTTTtctagttcaaaagataaaaatccaGTTATTGCATCCATACCTTATTTTGGAATCATTGAAGAGATTTGGGAAGTTGATTTCATGAAATTTAAAGTGCCTGTTTTTAAATGTAAATGGATTGAAATAAACAGTGGTGTTACAACTGATGAATTTGGTTTTACATTGGTGGATCTTGAAAAGGAAGCTTATACGGATGAGCCATTTATTATGGCATCTCAAGCAAAACAAGTATTTTATGTCTCTGATCCTTCTAACGAAAAATGGTCAGTGGTTCTTCAAGGTAAAAATATGCATGAGCCTAATGAGAGTCTAGATTCAACACTAGATATTTCTGAGAGTCCTTTTTCTCAAAGGATACCTACATCCATTGAGGAAACTATAGCGGACGACGTGTATGCCACTCGTCATGATCATGAAGAAGGGATATGGGAAAAAGCTTAGAATTAGTTTTTATCACATATTTGGTTAGTTTATCAATAATTTTTACTTTGATTCTTAACATTAGTTTTTAttcattatctttttttttttgaaacagattTTATTCATTATCTTATGTTTAAGTTaaccattattattttttattttaatgcaGAGACATGGATGATCCATCAGCTCCTTCATCAAGCGAGAAGGATACTCAGCCAACCAAAAAGAGGGGTAGACGTGGAACACGGATGATAGAGTTGACACTGAGTAATGTTAAGAAACCAATTGATTTCGATCAAAAGACCAAACTACCTTTAGGGGCAAACAGAAAAAAGTTCAAGAGTCATGTGGGTTCCGTTGCTCGAAAGACAGTCAGTATTTTGGTGGATGAATGGGAACATGTAGATGAGAATGTGAAGAAACAGATTTGGGACGATATCATGGTAATGTTAGTTATGTTTTTCAACTATACTAATTAAATGCATTATTTTTATACACTAACTAGTTTATTTGTTGTGTAATGTAGTTAACATGGGATATTCGTGATACTGATATTGGAAAATTGAAAGACAAATGGATTTCCTATGCGGGTGAGCGTTGGAGGGCATTTAAAACGTCCCTAACAACGAGATATTTAAATGATGGGGTAATGAGTGACAAATCTCCTCTTGAAACATATAGCTTTCTTGATGAGGAAACATGGCAGGAGTTTATTAAGACACGAGAGGATCGTTCCTTTCTGGTTAGTTAGACTTGAGATTCAGTTTATCgataaagtttatttttagtATTTCCTTTAATTGGTGTGTTGTTTATATCAGGAGAAAAGAAAGAGGGGTCAAATGGTTCAAGCTTGTAATAAATACCCTCACATCATGTCTCGTGGGGGATATgagttgattgaagaaaagatgatgcaagaaaaaataaaacaaagacaAGAGTCAGCTGGAGAGTCCCTACCTACACCTCCATCTCCACCAAAACGCCATGAGAAGTGGATAGTGGGCCGAACAAAGCCATCAGGAGAGTACACATCAAAAGAAACACAAGTTGTTGCAGATAAAATTGTAAGTAAATGAAttgttataattattattattaggattattattattattattattattattattattattatcattataattaattattaatacaCTTGTTTAAATTATACTATCTTGTAGACTTCCCTGGTTCAAAAAACAGCTGAAGGAACCTTTGTTCCGCAAGGACGTAATGATATCTTAACTGAAGCGATTGGGCGACCTGAACACCCTGGACGTGTTCGTGCTGCCGGTCGAGGTGTGGGAATTCGACAATATTTTGGTCCGCAATCGCGTAGTGCTGCCTCTACCTCACTTGTTCTCAATAGCACACAAGTGGAGGCCATTAAAATCGAGCTTACAAAGGAGATTAGAGAGCAATTGATGCGGGATATATCATCTATGCCTGTTTTTTCTCAACAATACCCAAACTTCCCAACCTGCTCTCCTGATATACTTGCAAGCACAAATGGTAGTTGTTCCGCGGTGCGGCATATACCAGTGGATGAGGATGAGGAAGATATCCCTGATGAGTGTGAACTATATGTTGATAATAAACATCACATAGTGGCATATGCAAATGTGTACAACTTGGGACCTACCATACATAATCAGCTGTTAGATAATGATATGGCTAGGGTGGCTATAACCAAGGTGCTAGATCCAAATGTTCCCGTCCCCAGGCCCACGGATGAGGTGACAAAAGTTGGTGAAGCCCTCAACAATTTCATTCAATGGCCAAAAAGACTTTTGCGCCTTGTTGCTAATAAGGTATTAGTTATTTTATCCATTTTCTGGTTACTGCTACTGCTGGTTACTGCTATAGTTACTGCTATATAATTGTTATCTTATGTtgtctaatattttattttaattgttaaggatgatgaaggaaaaaagaaagatgtCCTTCCATCTAAAAGGTCAGAACCCGATAACACATGTGCTGAAAAATTGATGTTAAAGATAATGTCGCGGAAGGATGATGTGAAGTTCAAGTTGGAAGGGGATGCATTTTTTTCTCTCCCAACCAGAGATATTATGGAGTTGTGTCTGAAAACACAAGATTTACGCGTCTCTATTCTACGTATATGGGTGGTGTAAGTGCATTTATGTATCACTATTATACTCAATACTCAGTTTAATTTCCACATCTTCTGCAATTGTGCATTTACTGTTACTGCTGGCTACTGTTGGTTACTGCTGTTTTatagttttcaatttcaaattggTGGATTTGATTCCCTGTTATCGTGTTTTGTGGATCTGGATCTCATTCTGTTATCATGTTTTATAGCTTAATCAACTCTTTGCTTGAATTTTTGTTATCTGCTTCCTGCTTCCTGCTCCCTGCTCAATCTGATTTTTGTTATCATGTTAGgaataattttaacttttatttgttGCTTGAATTTAGGTATATGAAACACCTTTGTACTCGGTTGGACAAGAGTAACATGTATGGTTTTATTGATCCTAATTTCATTCAACCACAAACTGATCGAGCTGGTTCTCAGTCTTACATAACTGAAAAGCTGGTTGAGAATGAGAAAGACTGTTTTTTTGTACCTTACTTACACAAGTAAGTGTGTTTGATTGTTATAATGTTTTTTACTGGATTGGTTTTCATTATAGGtaatcacacacacacatatatatctatatatatattagaaagaATTGAAGTTGAcacatttaatttttgtttctcaatgTAGTCATCATTGGCAATTGCTCATTATTGAGCCAAAAACACAAAATGTAATCTTCCTATGTTCAAAGGGGTTAAGGCCAGATAAAAATATTGTTCTTATTGTTGATTCgtaagtattttatttatttatctcatGTAATTTATGATGTGTTATCAGACAAATttaatgaatatatattttattattgtagAGCTATAAATGGATATAATATGTTGAAAGGTTCAAGAAAAcagagaaagccaacatggaaaACTACTCTCACAGTAAGTTAACAATTACATAAAGaatctaattttttgttttctgcGATGGTGTTTCTCTGCTATCATTGTGTTTCTCTGCGATGGTGTTTCTCACAGTaagttaactattttttttgtagtgcCAAAGACAATCTTTCAATCATGAGAGTGGTTATTATGTTATGATACATATGTTGAACATTGTATCTGCCGGTATTGTTAATTCATGGAATCAGGTGTGTATCcgaatttttcaattatttgtgtTAATTGTGTTCTTTAATTATGATACAATATTCTAATATTATTTAACATTTATTAAGGTATTTGGAGACTCAACACCATTTCACGAGGATGAAGTTTCGAATGTTCAAGAACGTTTAGCAAATTCGATTCTTGAATTTGTATGAAGTAATTTGATTAGGTAAAAAATAACACTTGTATTCTGTTACGTAGAAATGATGATGCACCGATGGTTTTGTGGTGTTTAAGGCCTCTTTGATAGCCTTGTTTGTCTTTGTAACAGGGAGGATTTTGATCCTGTGTCTGCTGCATTGTAACAAGAGGATTTGGTGTTTTGTGCCTTTGGTAGGAGCCTAAGATTGTTTAGATTTAGTTTGGTTAGGCGTGTTTTGGTAGTAGCCTAAGATTGTGTAGCTTTGCTTAGGCGTGTTTTGGTAGTAGCTAGTCTAAGATTGTGTAGCTTTGCTTAGGCGTGTTTGTGCTTTTGTTTGGAGCCTAAGATTGTTTCGTTTTAGTCGGAGATATTAAGATTCGATGGTACTTTTGGAATA
Coding sequences within it:
- the LOC123895857 gene encoding uncharacterized protein LOC123895857; this encodes MHVEKNVCDSVIGTLLNIPGKTKDTKNARLDMVELGIREQLAPQSTGKRTYLPPACHTLSKKERKSFCDCLQGIKVPQGYSSNFKRLVSVKDLKLVGLKSHDCHILMQQLLPVAIRDILPKKVRDVLTRLSLFFNAICSKVIDPNKLDELENEAAIILCQLEMYFPPAFFDIMVHLIVHLVREIRLCGPVYLRWMYPVERYMKILKGYVKNLRHPEASIVERYVAEEAIEFVTDYMSEAKTIGIPKSRHEGRYAGKGRQGLKLKSKGRAEVLQAQLYILNNTDEVMPYLSAHKAIVKGKNSRVSEKWLMKEHNKTFLKWFKETILNDNSASDTLIWLSREPNFDVITWSGYDINNFAFSTKTQDDKSTVQNSGVMVVAESMHFSSSKDKNPVIASIPYFGIIEEIWEVDFMKFKVPVFKCKWIEINSGVTTDEFGFTLVDLEKEAYTDEPFIMASQAKQVFYVSDPSNEKWSVVLQGKNMHEPNESLDSTLDISESPFSQRIPTSIEETIADDVYATRHDHEEGIWEKA
- the LOC123895858 gene encoding uncharacterized protein LOC123895858; protein product: MDDPSAPSSSEKDTQPTKKRGRRGTRMIELTLSNVKKPIDFDQKTKLPLGANRKKFKSHVGSVARKTVSILVDEWEHVDENVKKQIWDDIMLTWDIRDTDIGKLKDKWISYAGERWRAFKTSLTTRYLNDGVMSDKSPLETYSFLDEETWQEFIKTREDRSFLEKRKRGQMVQACNKYPHIMSRGGYELIEEKMMQEKIKQRQESAGESLPTPPSPPKRHEKWIVGRTKPSGEYTSKETQVVADKITSLVQKTAEGTFVPQGRNDILTEAIGRPEHPGRVRAAGRGVGIRQYFGPQSRSAASTSLVLNSTQVEAIKIELTKEIREQLMRDISSMPVFSQQYPNFPTCSPDILASTNGSCSAVRHIPVDEDEEDIPDECELYVDNKHHIVAYANVYNLGPTIHNQLLDNDMARVAITKVLDPNVPVPRPTDEVTKVGEALNNFIQWPKRLLRLVANKDDEGKKKDVLPSKRSEPDNTCAEKLMLKIMSRKDDVKFKLEGDAFFSLPTRDIMELCLKTQDLRVSILRIWVVYMKHLCTRLDKSNMYGFIDPNFIQPQTDRAGSQSYITEKLVENEKDCFFVPYLHNHHWQLLIIEPKTQNVIFLCSKGLRPDKNIVLIVDSAINGYNMLKGSRKQRKPTWKTTLTCQRQSFNHESGYYVMIHMLNIVSAGIVNSWNQVFGDSTPFHEDEVSNVQERLANSILEFV